GTTGGACGTGAACGGCACCACCAAGGCCACTTTCGACGGCAAGGAATTTGATTTTGCCGACTGGCAGCGGCTCTCCATGCGCGAAGCCATTATTAAATACTGGCCGGAAGCCGCCGCGCCCAAGCCGGAGATCGCGGACTTTGCCACGCATGAGTCTGTCGCTGCGCTGGTAAAGCGCCTCAACGCCAGCCACATGCCGCACATGCCTTACGATCCCAAAGAGCCTGCGGGCAAGACCATTGCAGCGATGTTCGAGCATGTGGCCGAGCATCACCTGATCCAGCCTACGATCTTGTATGACTTTCCCGTCGCTATCTCGCCTTTATCAAAGAACAAGCGCGACGAACCGGACTGGGTGGAGCGCTTTGAAGTGTTCATCGGCGGCCTGGAGATTGGCAATGCGTTCAGCGAGTTGAACGATCCGGAAGAGCAGCGCCGCCGCTTTGAGCAGCAGCTAAAAGAAAAAGAGCGGGGCGATGAAGAAGCCCACGCAATGGATGAAGACTATATCCGCGCACTCTCTTACGGCCTGCCGCCGACCGGTGGCGAAGGCATCGGCATTGATCGGCTGACCATGCTGCTGACGGATTCGCGATCGATTCGCGACGTGATCCTTTTCCCGCTGCTGCGCAAACAGCAGGAGCAGGAATCGACCGAAGAACCGAACAGCCAACGCTAAATGTAGGCAGAGAGAATTTTGGCAGACTGAGACAACTAATCTCCTAATGCGCCCCAATGATAGGAAACAGAAGGGGCGCAGCCCGGAGCTTTAAAGTCTATTTTGTCGTTTCCCTTCAGCTTGCCTTTCACTCCAGGACCGAAACCTGTAACGAACTCGCCATGCTCGTTGGCTCTAAAGGACCCCTTCATCTTCTCACCGGCCGAATTTGACGTGTACTTGATTTCGTCACTGGGCTGAAAGCCCTTGCCGCGAAGGACAGCAAGACTAAAATCTTCGCGCGCGCGAATAACTTCTACGCTGCATCCTTTGTCTTCAGCAATGATGGGATTGGGGATAATTGTAATTGCGGCCTTATATTTTTTATCTTCGGAGGCAATGCCTATGCGATGCGGCAAGCCTGGGAAAGAAAGGAAGGCCAACAATACGTAAGGGCCTGAAGTGCCTTGGCAGCCGATCGCATGCATGCAAAGCCTGCCATTGTCGGAAATATACGCGGGCATAACTGTTTCAGGCCCAGCTTTGCCGAGTGGCCACTGGAAAATTGTATAAACCTGATCAGCCGGAGCCCCGGTGAGATAGAAATCATAAAGGGCATAGTCAGCGCCATTTCTTGTCTGCTTTCCCATCAGGTGCGCCTCAAGTTTAGTCCCCGGCGAGTTGAGTTCATCTCCCCACTCTGAAATGGAGTTCACCAGTTTGCCGAGTTCATTGCTATCCTGGGCCTTGCAGGAAAAACACACAAGGACTGCCAACAAGACCAGCCTATTTGTCTGCCCAAGACCAAACCGTTGAGCCACTGAGGCCTCACTTTCATCGCACACTTTAGATGAAGTGATGAAACCCGGCAAGTGGAAAGAGCGGCATGGCCCGCAGGATCGGAAGCCGTTCTGTATGTTTCTATGTTTACAATAGAGATGATGCCGACCGGCTCTGAAATTCGCGAGAAATTCCTGCGCTTCTTTGAAAGCAAAGGGCACAAGCGCGCGCATTCGTCGTCATTGCTGCCTGCCAATGATCCCACGCTGCTCTTCACCAACGCGGGCATGAACCAGTTTAAGGACGTTTTTCTTGGCTTGGAAAAGCGCGACTACAACAAAGCCGCCAGCTCACAGAAGTGCGTCCGCGCAGGCGGCAAGCACAATGATCTGGAAAACGTGGGCTTTACCAAGCGCCACCACACTTTCTTTGAGATGCTCGGCAATTTCAGCTTTGGCAGTTACTTCAAGGCGGAAGCGATCTCTTACGCGTGGGAATTGGTGACCGCTTCTGAATGGTATGGCATTTCCCGCGACAATCTTTACGTGACCATCTTCAAGGGCGAGCAGGGTATTCCGCGTGATGACGACGCGGAAAAGCACTGGCGCGCCGTGGGCGTTCCTAAAGAGCGCATCTTTGAGATGGGCATGAAGGACAACTTCTGGCAAATGGGAGATACCGGTCCTTGCGGCCCGTGCAGTGAAATCCATTTCGATATGGGCCCCGCCGCTTCCGACGAAGGCCATCCTGATTGCATGTTCCCCTGCGAATGCGGCCGCTACGTGGAAATCTGGAACCTGGTTTTCATGCAGTTTGATCGTGACAACACCGGCACGCTCAACCCGCTGCCGCGCCCTTCCATCGATACCGGCATGGGACTGGAGCGCGTCGCGTCTGTCCTGCAAGGCAAGATTTCCAATTACGATACTGATCTCTTCATGCCTCTGCTGGCGGCTGCGGCAAAGCTCACGGGAGTCAATCTGGAAAAGGAACTGGCGGCGGAAAAAGGTTCGCGCTCAGCGGCCAGCCTGCGTGTTGTCGCCGATCATGCACGCGCTGTCACATTCCTGATTTCAGATGGAATCCTGCCCGCGAATGAAGGCCGCGGTTACGTGCTGCGCAAAATTCTGCGTCGCGGCATACGCCACGGACGCCTGCTCGGCGCCACCAAGCCGTTCATGCATGAAATGGTAAAGGCCGTCCGCGACCTGATGAAGGACGCTTACCCTGAGCTGGTGGAGCAGGCAGATCGCGTTTCCAAAGTTGTCTTTGAAGAAGAGCGCCGATTCGCGCACACCCTTGATGCCGGGCTGGCGCGGCTTGAGGCCGATCTCAAGACATTGCGCAAGGAAAAAGCGGACAGCCAGAAGGCCGCGCTCGCACGCGATCCTCTGGGCGAGCAAGGCATGTCGCGCGCGGAACTGGCGCAGCACCAGTACCAGAGCGCACGTGAGCTGCGTTATCGCGGTGAAGATGCGTTCAAGCTGTATGACACTTTTGGACTACCCTTTGATTTCATCATGGACACCTGCCGCGATGCGGGCATCAGCGTGGACGTGGAAGGTTTTGAGCGCGCGATGCAGGCGCAACGCGAGCGCGCCCGCGCGTCCTGGAAAGGCGGCTCCAAGCAGACCGCCGCGCCTGTCTATCGCGACCTGAAGAAGACCGAGTTTGAAGGCTATCGCGCCACGCGGTCAAAAGGCAGTGAGGTGCTTGCTGTCGTAAAGGACGGCCAAGGCGTCAAGGTGCTCAACCCGGACGAAGAAGGCGAGATCGTTCTGGACCATACGCCGTTCTATGCCGATTCCGGCGGGCAGGTGGGTGACATCGGAATCCTTTACGACGAATCGCATTCAAGCATCGTTGCTGAAGTGAATGGCTGCTATATGCCGGTACAGGGCGTGCGCGCGCACAAGGTCAAGGCGCGGCAGCCAATTTTCGTCGGCATGAAAGTTGATCCCGTGGTCCACGTGGACGTGCGCGAATCGACCATGCGCAACCACACCGCAACGCATCTGCTGCATGCCGCGCTGCGGGAAACGCTGGGCCCACACGTAAAGCAGGCCGGATCGCTGGTTGATCCTGGCCATCTGCGTTTTGATTTTTCGCACTTCGCCGCCGTGGCCGATGAAGAACTTCAGGACATTGAAGACCTGATGAACAAACACGTCCTGCGCAACACGCCCGTGGATACGATTGAGAATGTCCCGATCGACGTGGCCATCAACGAATACAAGGCCATGGCGCTGTTCGGAGAAAAATATGGCGAGCGCGTCCGCGTGGTGAAGATCGGCGATTTTTCCACCGAACTCTGCGGCGGCACGCACACGCACGCCACCGGCGAAATTGGCCTGATCAAGATCATGAGTGAAGGCAGCGTTTCTTCCGGCGTGCGACGCGTTGAAGCTCTCAGCGGTGAAGGCTCTCTCAAGCACTTTCGCTTGGATCACAAGCTGGAAAACCTTGTGTCTTCTCTGATCCCACAGACCAAGTCTCACTCGCCGGCAGAAGCTCTGCGCGGTGAACTCGACAAAAAAGATGCCGAGATCAAGAAGCTGCAAAAAGAGCTGGAACAGATGCGCATGAAGTCGGCAGGCTCGCAGGTAGCATCTGTCGGCGAAAAGGCGCGCGATATCAAAGGCGTAAAAGTCGTGGCGCAGCGCGTGGATAATCTTGATCGCGGCCAGATGCGCACGCTGGTCGATAACATGCGCAACAAGCTGGGCTCCGGCGTTGTGGTGCTCGGCTCGGTACAAGACGGCAAAGTTGCGCTGATCGTCGGCGTCACCGCCGATTTGACTTCACGCGTGCAGGCCGGAAAAGTGATTAAGCAGGTCGCGGAAAAAGTCGGCGGCTCCGGCGGCGGACGCCCAGACATGGCGGAAGCCGGCGGCAAAGATCCCGCCCAGCTTGATGCTGCGTTGAATGAAGCTTACGCTGCGGTGGAAGGATTGCTTTCCTGACATCTTCTAACATCCCGAGCGGAGCGAGGGAGCCCTATTGTTGCGACTCTGCTTGTTGCGACTCTGCTTGAGAAGGGAGATTCTCATCCGGGTAGAGACGCATGATCGTGATGATGATCGCGATCAGCGGTTGTGAACGCCTCCACTTTGGGCATTTCCCTTCTACAGATGTCTTGGCACAGAGAACGTGAGTTTGTCTTGCCTCAGTGCCCCCGCCTGTGGCCTGCATTTATCCGTGTGAACAGAAACCTCGGGTGCCATCCATGTCCGTCCACCAGTTAGGGGTTCCGGGTGGACTCGCACCGCTGCATCCACTAGAATCCGAGGCATCCCCCCATCGTTCCTGGGAGAAATGCCATGGCGCTTATCCAGTTCACAAGAAATCACACTGACCACTCCACGGACAAAGGTTTTCAGTTTGAGTTTTTCTGCGATCGCTGCGGCAACGGATTTATGAGCGAGTATAAGGCGTCGGCTACGGGGATGGCGGCCAGCGCGCTGCACGCGGCGGGAAGTTTTTTCGGCGGCGTCCTGGGACAAGCCAGTTCATCGAGCTACGAAATTGAGCGCGCGGTGAGAGGACCGGCGCACGACTCAGCATTTCGCAACGCAATCGAAGAGGCGAAGCCGAATTTCCGGCAATGTCCCAAGTGCACACACTGGGTTTGTCAGGCTTCATGCTGGAACGCGAAGCGCTCACTCTGCTATGACTGTGCGCCGGATATTGATACGGAATTGGCGTCGGCGCAGGTGCAGACCACCGTCGATCAGATGAAGCAGAAGCTGCAACAGCAAGACATGACCAAGGGCATGGACCTGGCGACGGAAGCCGTGGCGCTGTGTCCCGCCTGCGGGGCGCGCACGCAGGGAGCAAAGTTCTGTCCGGAGTGCGGCAAGGCTCTGCGGCCAAAGAACGAATGCGGCAAGTGCGGAACAAAGTTTGAAGCCGGCACAAAGTTCTGTCCGGAGTGCGGGAACAAGATTGTGTGATGGGAGATTGGTAATGGCCTTGGCCATTAGCTCTTGGCTGCTTGCAGTTCTGCCGCCAGCTACGATCTGAGACTGACCGCTTTGTCACTTGGAAGACACTTGCTGTAACGCAAATTGGATTCATACACTCATTACTGATCACTTATCATTGATCAGGATCAAGGAGAAACAACTTGAAAAAATTTGTTCTCGGACTGATTGTCGGCTTGTTGATTCCTGCGATTGGCGGCTATTTATACATCAAGATGGGCATGATGCCGGTGGCCACGGCCTCTGCGCCCTTGCCGATGGAAGAGAAGATCGCCAAGATGGCGTTGCGCGCGCGAATGGCGAAAGACCCGGTGCAGCAATCGCCGGTGCCGGCAGACGAGCCTAACCTGACGCAGGGCGCGCATGTTTATGTTGAGAATTGCGCCTTCTGCCATGGTTTTGCCGGCGAGAAAGCCAGCTTCGCGGCCAAAGGCATGTTCCCCCTGCCGCCACAGCTCCTATCCGGCGACGACATGGTCACCGACGATCCGCCGGGCAAAATCTACTGGAAAGTGGAAAACGGAATTCGCCTGACCGGAATGCCCGGCTTTAAGGACATGCTCACGCCCACGCAAATGTGGCAGGTATCGCAACTGCTGCAGCATGCTGACAAGTTGCCTGAACCGACGAAAGCAGCGCTGGCAAAACCTGCTGCTCTGCCGCTTGCACCTCCTAGCCCGGCATTAAACGCAAACCCTGCTGCTATGCAGGGCAAGAAGCCAGAAAAAATAGGTGGCAAGAAGTAGCGAAGGGATAATAAGTGGGCCGTCGCAGGTCAGCGCGGCAGCCCGTGCAAGTGTTAGAGCTTCTCGTGGAATTCGCAGCCAGAGCAGGAAATAAAGATTCCGCCAGGGGTGTTGCGTTCGCGGTCTTTCACACGCTTCACGATTCTGGTCGGCTTGCCGCATTTAGGGCAATCGGTGCTCTTGGTGGTGTCCATTATTTTCTTGCGGTCTGCCGTTTTGGCGATCTTAGCCATGATTCAATCTTCTCCTGAGGATGTCGGGTTTCCGCGGCCTTAGTCGGCGGCGGCAAATGCGGCGGGAAATTTGGGGACGGCACGCCTCTCAAGCGGTGCGTCCAATGACCACAAAAAATGACCGCAACAATATGATTTTACACTGAGCGGGCTGTTTTCGTCTCTGAGTCACCCAGCCAAAGGTCGCAAACTAGCGCTTTACTTGTAACCCGCACATCAGTTATCAATCTATACACTTACGACAAATCAGTTCAGGGGAGAAGGATGAAGAAACTAACGCTCGTATTGCTCACAGCCGTGGCGCTTAGCGCGTTCGCCGCGGATAGAAAGGTTCAGGGTTATCTGGTAGATATAGCCTGCGCTTCTGAAGAAGGTCAACGCGCCAACTTTGGCGTTAAGCACTCAAAAGACTGCCTGCAAATGCCGGATTGCGCGAGTAGCGGATACGGCCTGCTGACGGACGACAAGAAAATCATCAAATTTGACGCCGCAAGCAACGCCAAAGCCAAACAGTTCATTGCCGATATGCAGAAGCATAATGACATCAAGGTCAACGTGACCGGAACCATGAATGGCGAGCGTATGACCGTAAACAAGATTGAACTGCAGTAAAGTCAGCGTTTATCAATCGATATTCAAAGGCTGCCGAGGATCGCGGCCTTTTCTCTTTTCTAACCTGTTTTCGCGCCTGCCTTTCTGTCGGGACCAAAGGATGTTACCTTTGGCCATTGGCCGCAAGTGTTTGATTCGGTGTGGCTTATCGCCACAGCTGGACTGCCTTGACCCCACCCAATCCTATCCCCCGCATACTTCTGCGACTGAAAAAGCAGCACTTATCCTATTTGGCACGCTTGGCCCGCCAAGTGCATTTATCCACCGCGAGGACTTCCCCACTCACTGAAAACTTGGAGGCCCCTATGAAGCGGTATTTACTTTTAACTGTTGCAATGGTTGCCATGATATTGGCGACAGGCTGCGGCGGAACCGGCAATCTCAATGCCGGACCGACCAACGCCACCAT
This is a stretch of genomic DNA from Terriglobia bacterium. It encodes these proteins:
- the alaS gene encoding alanine--tRNA ligase; amino-acid sequence: MMPTGSEIREKFLRFFESKGHKRAHSSSLLPANDPTLLFTNAGMNQFKDVFLGLEKRDYNKAASSQKCVRAGGKHNDLENVGFTKRHHTFFEMLGNFSFGSYFKAEAISYAWELVTASEWYGISRDNLYVTIFKGEQGIPRDDDAEKHWRAVGVPKERIFEMGMKDNFWQMGDTGPCGPCSEIHFDMGPAASDEGHPDCMFPCECGRYVEIWNLVFMQFDRDNTGTLNPLPRPSIDTGMGLERVASVLQGKISNYDTDLFMPLLAAAAKLTGVNLEKELAAEKGSRSAASLRVVADHARAVTFLISDGILPANEGRGYVLRKILRRGIRHGRLLGATKPFMHEMVKAVRDLMKDAYPELVEQADRVSKVVFEEERRFAHTLDAGLARLEADLKTLRKEKADSQKAALARDPLGEQGMSRAELAQHQYQSARELRYRGEDAFKLYDTFGLPFDFIMDTCRDAGISVDVEGFERAMQAQRERARASWKGGSKQTAAPVYRDLKKTEFEGYRATRSKGSEVLAVVKDGQGVKVLNPDEEGEIVLDHTPFYADSGGQVGDIGILYDESHSSIVAEVNGCYMPVQGVRAHKVKARQPIFVGMKVDPVVHVDVRESTMRNHTATHLLHAALRETLGPHVKQAGSLVDPGHLRFDFSHFAAVADEELQDIEDLMNKHVLRNTPVDTIENVPIDVAINEYKAMALFGEKYGERVRVVKIGDFSTELCGGTHTHATGEIGLIKIMSEGSVSSGVRRVEALSGEGSLKHFRLDHKLENLVSSLIPQTKSHSPAEALRGELDKKDAEIKKLQKELEQMRMKSAGSQVASVGEKARDIKGVKVVAQRVDNLDRGQMRTLVDNMRNKLGSGVVVLGSVQDGKVALIVGVTADLTSRVQAGKVIKQVAEKVGGSGGGRPDMAEAGGKDPAQLDAALNEAYAAVEGLLS
- a CDS encoding zinc ribbon domain-containing protein; protein product: MALIQFTRNHTDHSTDKGFQFEFFCDRCGNGFMSEYKASATGMAASALHAAGSFFGGVLGQASSSSYEIERAVRGPAHDSAFRNAIEEAKPNFRQCPKCTHWVCQASCWNAKRSLCYDCAPDIDTELASAQVQTTVDQMKQKLQQQDMTKGMDLATEAVALCPACGARTQGAKFCPECGKALRPKNECGKCGTKFEAGTKFCPECGNKIV
- a CDS encoding cytochrome c, whose translation is MGMMPVATASAPLPMEEKIAKMALRARMAKDPVQQSPVPADEPNLTQGAHVYVENCAFCHGFAGEKASFAAKGMFPLPPQLLSGDDMVTDDPPGKIYWKVENGIRLTGMPGFKDMLTPTQMWQVSQLLQHADKLPEPTKAALAKPAALPLAPPSPALNANPAAMQGKKPEKIGGKK